The following coding sequences are from one Chroogloeocystis siderophila 5.2 s.c.1 window:
- a CDS encoding DUF6022 family protein, translated as MNSSQIVFLGNQNTDIYAIGQYIANHITENWQNLLFKHHGKLLDAFNKAGDMAYGAYCYKLFRPHQQLKHAVSPPSSTPSDHFNRN; from the coding sequence ATGAATTCATCACAAATCGTGTTCTTAGGCAACCAAAATACCGATATTTACGCGATTGGTCAGTACATCGCCAATCATATTACTGAAAACTGGCAAAATCTCCTCTTCAAACATCACGGTAAGTTGCTAGACGCATTTAACAAAGCCGGTGATATGGCGTATGGAGCGTATTGCTACAAGCTGTTTCGTCCACACCAACAACTTAAACACGCAGTTTCGCCTCCCTCGTCAACCCCAAGCGATCACTTTAACAGAAACTAG
- a CDS encoding MOSC N-terminal beta barrel domain-containing protein, protein MRAALVVGSVVSLRRYPVKSMMGEKLDATEISHKGVVGDRAYALIEFATGKVVSAKNPRKWLNCLISTLLLLLHQ, encoded by the coding sequence ATGAGAGCAGCGTTGGTAGTTGGTTCAGTTGTTTCTTTACGGCGCTACCCTGTTAAATCAATGATGGGGGAAAAATTGGATGCGACTGAGATAAGCCACAAAGGAGTAGTCGGCGATCGCGCTTATGCTTTAATTGAATTTGCCACAGGTAAAGTTGTCAGCGCCAAAAATCCTCGCAAATGGCTAAACTGTTTGATTTCCACGCTGCTTTTGTTGCTTCACCAATAA
- a CDS encoding MraY family glycosyltransferase, producing MNLYGFLQSLGIANPSGTGWLAVIFTFLLAWVVTWLLTPPVRSFALQVGWADQPNERRLNREPLPNAGGLVIYFGVLAALVLATLLRPIVIEGVLAEVLTILLGGSILVLVGFIDDQFGLPPWVRLFTQILTALLLISSGIKIEAPLGTPVDSLLAICLTVLWVVGITNAINLMDGMDGLAGGVSFITAMSLLAVSAQFETRAAATLLLAALGGGALGFLRHNFHPSRIIMGDAGAYFFGYVLAATTILGNLKVTTVFALVPPVLFLLLPVIDTTQVFVLRLMAGKNPLSNPGKDHLHHRLLAWGFSQRHTALTLWTGTIVSNWLAMQLQGMSAIAALVTIASIIALLSFTIWRRMRSL from the coding sequence ATGAACCTGTACGGATTTCTTCAATCGCTCGGCATTGCTAATCCTAGTGGAACTGGCTGGCTAGCGGTGATCTTTACCTTTTTATTAGCCTGGGTAGTCACCTGGCTGTTGACTCCGCCCGTGCGTTCGTTTGCATTACAAGTTGGTTGGGCAGACCAACCTAATGAAAGGCGACTCAATCGCGAACCGTTGCCCAACGCCGGAGGTTTAGTAATCTATTTTGGAGTTCTAGCTGCATTAGTCCTGGCGACGCTGTTACGCCCGATCGTGATTGAAGGTGTCCTTGCGGAAGTACTGACCATCTTACTGGGAGGATCGATATTAGTCCTTGTTGGCTTTATTGATGACCAATTTGGCTTACCGCCCTGGGTACGCTTATTCACTCAAATTCTGACAGCCCTGCTACTTATCAGCAGTGGTATCAAAATTGAAGCACCGTTAGGAACTCCGGTTGACTCGCTACTTGCGATATGTCTTACCGTGCTGTGGGTGGTCGGAATTACCAATGCCATTAACCTGATGGATGGAATGGATGGCTTGGCTGGGGGAGTTAGCTTTATTACCGCGATGAGTTTGCTGGCGGTGTCTGCGCAATTTGAAACACGGGCAGCCGCAACGTTACTACTCGCCGCCTTAGGAGGAGGCGCCCTAGGATTTTTGCGGCACAACTTCCATCCTTCACGGATTATTATGGGCGATGCCGGAGCCTATTTTTTTGGATATGTCTTAGCAGCAACAACGATTTTAGGTAATCTCAAAGTAACTACAGTATTTGCGCTAGTACCACCCGTTTTATTTCTGCTGTTACCAGTCATCGATACAACTCAAGTCTTTGTACTGCGCTTGATGGCAGGTAAAAATCCTCTGAGTAACCCTGGTAAAGACCATTTGCACCATCGATTACTTGCTTGGGGCTTTTCTCAAAGGCATACAGCGCTAACACTGTGGACAGGCACAATTGTCTCGAATTGGCTCGCAATGCAGCTACAGGGAATGAGTGCGATCGCCGCGCTAGTCACAATCGCTAGTATTATCGCACTACTGAGCTTTACAATTTGGCGTAGAATGCGATCACTCTGA
- a CDS encoding VOC family protein: MQLNPYLTFNGQCETAFKFYEQCLGGKIEAMMSYGESPMAEEVPSEWRNKIIHASLIVDDRLLMGSDCSPEQYEETKGCSVLLNIDNPVKAERIFQALVENGTVRMAMQKTFWAARFGMLVDQFGIPWMINSEPAA; this comes from the coding sequence ATGCAGTTGAATCCCTATCTGACTTTCAACGGACAATGCGAGACAGCGTTTAAGTTCTATGAGCAGTGTCTAGGTGGCAAAATCGAAGCGATGATGAGCTATGGTGAGTCGCCAATGGCAGAGGAAGTGCCGTCGGAGTGGCGCAACAAAATTATACATGCCAGCTTAATTGTGGACGACCGACTATTAATGGGTTCTGACTGTTCACCTGAGCAGTATGAAGAAACAAAAGGCTGTTCTGTATTACTCAACATTGACAATCCAGTAAAAGCAGAGCGTATTTTTCAGGCATTGGTTGAAAACGGGACAGTGCGGATGGCTATGCAGAAGACATTTTGGGCTGCCCGTTTTGGTATGCTTGTCGATCAATTTGGCATCCCGTGGATGATTAACTCCGAGCCAGCCGCTTGA
- a CDS encoding DUF1579 domain-containing protein, which produces MKTELQNEHYWLQKLVGEWTYETEVMMEANQPPEKATGTESVRSLDGIWILAEGHGEMPGCGTATTMVTLGYDSQKQRYVGTWIGSMMSHLWVYDGELDAARRVLTLNAEGPAMTGEGLAKYKDAIKFKNDNHRVLTSSVLGDDGEWHEFMTVNYQRQS; this is translated from the coding sequence ATGAAGACTGAACTACAGAACGAACACTATTGGCTACAGAAGCTTGTTGGCGAGTGGACATACGAAACAGAGGTGATGATGGAGGCAAATCAGCCTCCGGAAAAGGCTACGGGAACCGAGAGCGTGCGATCGCTTGATGGCATCTGGATTCTAGCTGAAGGACACGGTGAGATGCCTGGCTGTGGTACTGCAACAACGATGGTGACACTTGGCTACGATTCGCAAAAGCAGCGTTATGTGGGCACTTGGATTGGCTCGATGATGTCTCACCTTTGGGTATACGATGGCGAACTAGATGCGGCTAGAAGGGTGTTGACGCTCAACGCAGAGGGACCGGCGATGACTGGTGAAGGGCTGGCAAAGTACAAAGACGCGATCAAGTTCAAAAACGACAATCATCGAGTGCTGACATCGTCTGTGTTGGGCGATGATGGAGAGTGGCACGAGTTTATGACAGTAAATTATCAACGGCAGTCATAG
- a CDS encoding ammonium transporter: protein MNAEAQEFLGTFISESYYFYASVFMLLIHAGFLAYEGGASRTKNVLATMVKNLLTLSSVGLAFFFFGWWVYNAFPLFPVSGGILGPWTTATNDTIKAAMAVVETSYPWSPALAPNTADHLTGVFFFAFALFAMTTASILSGALIERVKIGAYIIMSIILGSFTWVVAAAWGWNPFGWFYTAFGYHDFGCSAVVHGVSGFFTLGVLLNLGPRIGKYDERGNPKPILPHNLPLTMVGLMLIFVGFYAFLAACLIFLPGYTRETTIYGTPMTLASIGVNTTLALASGIIGAYISSKADPFFTISGGLAGIISVGAGMDLYHPTVVIVLAFFGAFLMPKVALFIERIGIDDAVGAFGVHGFCGLLGSLAVGVLATGYPQGEGVPVTGFIGQLVPTLICVIILGFIPGYTTSWLLKKLHLLRVPRDEEIAGLDIADLGVEGYPEYSMNWATSTVTIQNRAEAVTGRLEPQPGMQD, encoded by the coding sequence ATGAATGCTGAAGCTCAAGAATTTTTAGGAACCTTCATATCAGAGAGCTACTACTTCTATGCCTCTGTATTCATGTTACTGATTCATGCGGGTTTTCTTGCCTACGAAGGTGGTGCATCACGCACCAAAAACGTTCTCGCTACGATGGTAAAAAACTTACTCACCCTTTCTAGCGTAGGACTCGCATTTTTCTTTTTTGGATGGTGGGTTTATAACGCTTTTCCTCTATTTCCTGTGAGTGGAGGAATCCTTGGTCCGTGGACAACTGCAACAAATGATACCATAAAAGCGGCAATGGCAGTTGTAGAAACATCTTATCCTTGGTCGCCTGCGTTAGCACCAAACACCGCCGATCATCTAACCGGAGTTTTCTTTTTTGCCTTTGCATTATTTGCTATGACTACAGCCTCGATTCTTTCAGGAGCCTTGATCGAACGAGTTAAAATCGGTGCATATATTATTATGTCAATCATTCTCGGTTCGTTTACCTGGGTTGTGGCTGCGGCGTGGGGATGGAACCCCTTTGGTTGGTTTTATACTGCATTTGGCTATCACGATTTTGGTTGTTCAGCAGTTGTTCACGGTGTTTCTGGCTTCTTTACTTTAGGCGTATTACTTAATCTCGGTCCTCGAATTGGTAAGTACGATGAACGAGGCAATCCTAAACCAATATTACCACATAATCTACCGTTAACAATGGTAGGTTTGATGCTTATTTTTGTGGGATTTTATGCCTTCTTAGCAGCTTGTTTAATCTTCCTACCAGGCTATACCAGAGAAACAACGATTTACGGAACTCCAATGACTTTAGCTTCGATTGGAGTTAATACAACGCTCGCATTAGCATCTGGAATTATCGGTGCTTATATTTCTTCTAAAGCCGATCCTTTTTTCACAATTTCAGGAGGACTTGCGGGAATCATTTCAGTTGGTGCTGGCATGGATTTATATCATCCAACTGTTGTCATTGTTTTAGCGTTCTTTGGTGCATTTTTAATGCCAAAAGTCGCTTTATTTATCGAAAGAATTGGGATTGATGATGCAGTAGGTGCTTTTGGCGTACATGGTTTTTGTGGATTGCTAGGAAGTTTAGCAGTAGGAGTATTAGCAACTGGATATCCTCAAGGCGAAGGTGTACCGGTAACAGGTTTTATTGGACAATTAGTTCCTACCTTAATTTGTGTCATTATTTTAGGCTTTATTCCAGGTTATACTACAAGCTGGCTACTCAAGAAATTGCATCTTTTACGCGTACCTCGTGATGAAGAAATTGCTGGATTAGATATCGCTGACTTAGGTGTAGAAGGCTATCCCGAATACAGCATGAATTGGGCAACATCAACAGTGACTATACAAAATCGTGCTGAAGCGGTAACAGGAAGATTAGAGCCACAACCAGGGATGCAAGACTAA
- a CDS encoding SDR family oxidoreductase — protein sequence MINQVLKNKVALVAGATRGAGRGIAIELGASGTIVYVTGRTTHAQRSEYNRPETIEETAELVNQAGGYGIPVQVDHLDPTQVQVLVTRIENEQGRLDILVNDIGGEYLAEFNRPVWQLSLEKGLRLFRLALDTHIITSHFALPLLIKNSGGLVIEVTDGTAEYNNTNYRLSLFYDLAKTSVIRMAWALAQELQPHQCTSVALTPGWLRSEIMLDHFGVSEANWQDATAKEPHFVISETPHYIGRAVACLAGDPNVTRWNGQSLSSGQLAKVYGFTDLDGSQPDAWRYICEVEAVGKPADATGYR from the coding sequence ATGATAAATCAAGTGCTGAAGAACAAAGTAGCTTTAGTTGCAGGAGCAACACGCGGTGCAGGTCGCGGTATTGCCATTGAACTAGGTGCGTCAGGTACAATTGTTTATGTCACAGGTCGAACCACCCACGCTCAACGCTCCGAGTACAACCGTCCTGAAACTATTGAAGAAACGGCAGAACTAGTAAATCAAGCGGGCGGTTATGGTATACCGGTTCAGGTCGATCATCTCGATCCAACACAGGTTCAAGTTCTGGTAACGCGAATTGAGAACGAGCAAGGTCGGTTGGATATCCTAGTTAATGATATCGGTGGAGAATATCTGGCAGAGTTTAATCGGCCCGTGTGGCAGCTTTCTTTAGAAAAGGGACTGCGATTGTTTAGACTGGCACTCGATACGCACATCATTACTAGCCACTTTGCGCTACCGCTTTTAATCAAAAATTCAGGGGGTCTAGTCATCGAAGTCACTGATGGTACGGCAGAATACAACAATACAAACTACCGATTATCACTGTTCTACGATCTAGCAAAAACCTCAGTAATTCGCATGGCTTGGGCACTAGCACAAGAGCTTCAACCTCATCAATGCACATCTGTGGCGCTAACTCCAGGCTGGTTGCGCTCAGAAATCATGTTAGATCATTTTGGGGTTAGCGAAGCCAATTGGCAAGACGCAACTGCAAAAGAGCCTCACTTTGTTATTTCTGAAACCCCTCATTATATTGGTCGTGCTGTGGCTTGTCTTGCTGGAGATCCAAACGTTACCCGCTGGAATGGTCAGTCGCTGTCAAGTGGTCAACTGGCAAAAGTCTATGGCTTTACAGACTTGGATGGCTCGCAGCCTGATGCTTGGCGCTACATTTGTGAAGTTGAGGCTGTTGGTAAACCCGCAGATGCAACTGGATATCGTTAG
- a CDS encoding MOSC domain-containing protein, translating into MAKLFDFHAAFVASPIINNIPPVEITLPDGTKLSSEQENINELLSDVLGRGVTLASTAPPEPILEEYWLNMEGLPYQETVTDEKIPAGTFFDLATLHLLTTATIERLQKLTPSGRFEMRSFRPNIAIASNTTNDFIENDWINRIVVIGEEVQIKITGFCPRCVMTTLPQGDLPNDPSILKTAVQHNHGNVGVYASVVQGGTISCGDLIQILG; encoded by the coding sequence ATGGCTAAACTGTTTGATTTCCACGCTGCTTTTGTTGCTTCACCAATAATAAACAACATTCCGCCCGTTGAAATTACCCTTCCAGACGGAACAAAACTATCAAGTGAACAAGAAAACATCAACGAGTTACTTTCCGATGTGTTAGGGCGTGGGGTAACACTGGCATCAACCGCACCGCCCGAACCTATCCTAGAAGAATACTGGTTAAACATGGAAGGGCTTCCCTACCAAGAAACTGTTACTGATGAAAAGATACCAGCGGGTACTTTCTTTGATTTAGCTACATTACATTTGCTCACAACCGCAACAATCGAACGCTTACAAAAATTAACACCATCAGGACGATTTGAGATGCGCAGCTTTCGCCCTAATATTGCAATTGCTTCAAATACAACTAACGATTTTATCGAAAACGACTGGATTAATCGCATCGTTGTGATCGGTGAAGAAGTTCAAATCAAGATTACGGGCTTTTGTCCGCGTTGTGTCATGACAACATTACCGCAAGGCGATTTACCGAACGATCCGAGTATTCTCAAAACTGCGGTGCAGCACAATCATGGTAATGTGGGCGTTTATGCCAGCGTAGTGCAAGGTGGTACAATCAGTTGCGGCGATTTGATTCAAATTTTGGGTTGA